One window from the genome of Dioscorea cayenensis subsp. rotundata cultivar TDr96_F1 chromosome 3, TDr96_F1_v2_PseudoChromosome.rev07_lg8_w22 25.fasta, whole genome shotgun sequence encodes:
- the LOC120282749 gene encoding cellulose synthase-like protein E6, which yields MEREMSTSVSLFKTYGAKGRTLYKLYAGFMLLCILSILFYRLTHIPLEHYSLTFAWISLFASELWFSFYWILTQSVRWNPIYHQTFKERLLQRHGNELPMVDIFICTADPVAEPPSLVMSTVLSMMAYDYPKEKLSVYLSDDAGSELTFYALCEACKFAKHWIPFCNKFDVEPRSPNAFFFKACHFSSSDLSISKEWSQMKDMYEKMINRIDFVVTKGNVPQELKKHQGFYKWTSNMTSNNHDAIIQILVDGNGEISVDIEKNLLPRVIYMAREKRPQHHHNFKAGSMNALLRVSSKISNGPIILNVDCDMYSNNSQSIKEALCFFLDEEKGHETGFVQYPQYFDNISKNDLYDNSLNVLNKIDLLGLESWGGTAYMGTGCFHRREALQGRKYSKDYIEDWKKDITSVENATVLEEKVKHLASCTFEHNTLWGKEVSLITPILF from the exons atgGAAAGAGAGATGAGCACTAGTGTTTCTCTATTCAAAACATATGGAGCAAAGGGAAGGACGCTCTACAAGCTCTATGCAGGCTTTATGCTCCTGTGTATCTTATCTATATTGTTCTATAGACTCACTCACATCCCTTTAGAACATTATAGTTTGACATTTGCATGGATTTCATTGTTTGCATCCGAACTATGGTTTTCTTTCTATTGGATTCTAACTCAATCCGTTCGTTGGAatccaatttatcatcaaaccTTCAAAGAAAGACTCTTGCAAAG ACATGGGAACGAACTTCCCATGGTTGATATTTTCATTTGCACTGCCGATCCGGTTGCCGAGCCGCCGAGTTTAGTGATGTCAACAGTGTTATCAATGATGGCTTATGATTATCCAAAAGAGAAATTGAGTGTGTATCTTTCAGATGATGCTGGTTCAGAGCTTACTTTTTATGCTCTATGTGAAGCATGCAAGTTTGCAAAGCATTGGATTCCATTTTGCAACAAGTTTGATGTTGAACCAAGGTCACCAAATGCATTTTTCTTCAAGGCTTGTCATTTCTCTTCTTCCGACCTGTCTATCTCTAAGGAGTGGTCCCAAATGAAG GACATGTATGAAAAGATGATCAATAGGATTGATTTTGTTGTTACAAAAGGCAATGTTCCTCAAGAACTCAAGAAACATCAAGGATTTTACAAATGGACTTCAAACATGACTTCAAACAATCATGATGCCATAattcag ATTTTAGTTGATGGAAATGGTGAAATTTCAGTTGATATTGAGAAAAATTTGTTGCCAAGGGTAATTTACATGGCAAGGGAGAAGAGACCTCAACATCATCATAACTTCAAAGCGGGCTCTATGAAtgctttg ttAAGGGTGTCATCAAAGATAAGCAATGGCCCAATAATACTGAATGTTGATTGTGACATGTACTCTAACAATTCacaatcaattaaagaagcattaTGCTTCTTTCTTGATGAAGAGAAGGGACATGAAACTGGTTTTGTCCAATATCCTCAATATTTTGACAACATCAGTAAGAATGATTTGTATGATAACTCCCTCAATGTCCTCAACAAG ATTGATCTTCTTGGATTGGAAAGTTGGGGAGGGACAGCATATATGGGAACAGGGTGTTTCCACAGAAGAGAAGCTCTTCAAGGGAGGAAATATAGCAAAGATTACATTGAAGATTGGAAGAAAGATATAACAAGTGTGGAGAATGCTACGGTTTTGGAAGAGAAAGTAAAACATCTTGCTAGTTGCACCTTTGAGCACAACACTCTGTGGGGCAAAGAGGTATCCCTTATCACCCCTATTCTATTCTAa
- the LOC120255728 gene encoding alcohol-forming fatty acyl-CoA reductase-like, which translates to MEMSVAVKSLDSKSILVTGATGFLAKLFVEKVLRTQPNVKKLYLLVRAHDAISAKTRVEKEVLSKELFNVLREKYGASFDSFFWSKVHVVQGDTTSENIGIRDVDLIEVLWREVDYIVNSAANTRFNERYDVALNANTNGPRNVILFAKKCVNLEMFLHVSTAYVTKEKKGIISEKIDEFNQMLTPETEMELIESKMKEMKNNCISESEIKIYMKELGLERANKYGWPNTYSFTKAMGELQITKYKGNLPVTILRPTIILSTYKEPFPGWIEGIRTIDKAMVSYGKAGILYFPAHLDAVIDVIPGDMVVNAMLAAMISRNYGTYDTKYSNTVIYHVGSSAKNIMRFNVIPETCYKYFSMNPQSKKNGEFIAVQKPFFFPTLSLFCKFMFVRYKLPLKALSLVAMISFSKRLRDSPISSNQAYKSAILMAKSVQPL; encoded by the exons ATGGAAATGAGTGTTGCAGTGAAGTCTTTGGACAGCAAGAGCATTTTGGTCACTGGTGCTACTGGTTTTCTAGCAAAAT TATTTGTGGAGAAGGTACTACGGACTCAACCAAATGTCAAGAAGCTTTATCTTTTGGTGAGAGCCCATGATGCAATTTCAGCGAAGACGCGAGTTGAAAAagag GTTCTTTCTAAAGAACTATTTAATGTTTTAAGAGAAAAGTATGGAGCTTCATTTGATTCATTCTTTTGGAGCAAAGTGCATGTTGTGCAAGGTGATACCACTTCGGAGAATATAGGTATTAGAGATGTTGATCTCATTGAAGTTTTATGGAGAGAAGTTGATTATATTGTTAATTCAGcagcaaatacaaggttcaatgaaag GTATGATGTTGCACTAAATGCAAACACCAATGGACCAAGGAATGTCATATTATTTGCAAAGAAATGTGTAAATCTTGAGATGTTTCTTCACGTCTCAACAG CTTATGtcacaaaggaaaagaaaggaattaTAAGCGAAAAGATAGATGAATTCAATCAAATGTTAACCCCAGAGACCGAAATggaattaattgaaagcaaaatgaaggagatgaagaacaATTGCATATCAGAGAGTGAGATCAAGATTTACATGAAAGAGTTAGGCTTGGAAag AGCTAATAAATATGGATGGCCGAATACTTATTCATTCACAAAAGCAATGGGAGAACTTCAAATAACTAAATATAAGGGAAATCTTCCGGTTACCATACTACGTCCAACCATTATTCTAAGTACTTACAAAGAGCCATTTCCCGGTTGGATCGAAGGAATaag AACTATAGATAAAGCCATGGTCTCATATGGCAAGGCAGGCATACTCTACTTCCCTGCTCATCTTGATGCAGTCATAGATGTG ATACCTGGAGACATGGTGGTGAATGCAATGCTTGCAGCTATGATCAGTAGGAATTATGGTACTTATGATACGAAATATTCGAATACTGTTATATATCATGTTGGATCATCAGCTAAAAACATCATGAGGTTTAATGTTATACCTGAAACATGTTACAAGTATTTTTCAATGAATCCtcaatcaaagaaaaatggagAGTTTATTGCAGTGCAAAAGCCATTCTTCTTCCCAACTTTGTCTCTCTTTTGCAAGTTCATGTTTGTACGTTACAAGCTCCCCCTCAAG gcaTTATCTTTGGTGGCCATGATATCATTTTCAAAAAGATTGAGAGACAGTCCAATAAGCTCCAACCAAGCATACAAGAGTGCAATATTAATGGCTAAAAGCGTGCAGCCATTATAG